A stretch of DNA from Ovis aries strain OAR_USU_Benz2616 breed Rambouillet chromosome 14, ARS-UI_Ramb_v3.0, whole genome shotgun sequence:
tttgtcagttgcttcatttgctattattgtctcccattccgaaggctgtcttttcaccttgctcatagtttcctttgttgtacagatgcttttaattttaattaggtcccatttgtttatttttgcttttatttccggtATTCTgcgaggtggatcatagaggatcctgctgtgatttatgtcgcagagtgttttgcctatattctcctctaggagttttatagtttctggtcttacgtttagatctttattccattttgagtttatttttgtgtctggcgttagaaagtgttctagtttcattcttttgcaagtggttgaccagttttctcagcaccacctgttaaagagattgtctttaatccattgtatattcttgcctccttagtcaaagataaggtgtccacaggtgtgtggatttatctctgggctttctattttgttccattgatctatatttctgtctttgtgcctgtaccatactgtcttgatgactgtggctttgtagtagagcctgaagtcttgcaggttggttcctccagtcccattcttctttctcaagattgctttggctattcgagtttttttgtatttccatacaaattgtgaaattataagagactaccatcagcaattatatgccaataaaatggacaacgtggaagaaatggacaaattcttagaaaagtacaactttccaaaactgaaccaggaagaaatagaaaatcttaacagacccatcacaattcggaaattgaaactgtaatcagaaatcttccagcaaacaaaagcccaggtccagacggcttcacagctgaattctacgaaaaattttgagaagagcaaacacctatcctgctcaaactcttccagaaaattgcagaggaaggtcaacttccaaactcattctatgaggccgccATCACccaaataccaaaacctgacaaagatgccacaaaaaagaaaactacaggacaatatcactgatgaacatagatgcaaaaatccttaacaaaattctagcaatcagaatccaacaacacattaaaaagatcatacaccttgaccaagtgggctttatcccagggatgcaaggattcttcaatatccacgaatcaatcaatgtaattcaccacattaacaaattgaaaaaaaagctatatgactatctcaatagatgcagagaaggcctttgacaaaattcaacatccatttatgataaaaactctccagaaagcaggaatagaaggaacatacctcaacataataaaagctatatatgacaaacccacagcaaacattatcctcaatggtgaaaaattgaaagcatttccctaaagtcaggaacaagacaagggtgcctactttcaccactactattcaacatagttctggaagttttggccacagcaatcagagcaggaaaagaaataaaaggaatccaaattggaaaagaagaagtaaaactctcactgtttgcagatgacatgatcctctacatggaaaaccctaaagactccaccggaAAATTACTagtgctaatcaatgaatatagtaaagttgcaggatataaaatcaacacacagaaatctcttgcattcctgtacactaatactgagaaagtagaaaaagaaattagggagacaattccattcaccaatgcaatggaaagaataaaagacttaggactatacctacctaaagatactaaagacctatatatataaaattataaaacactggtgaaagaaatcaaagaggacactaattgatggagaaatataccatgttcatggattggaagaatcaacatagtgaaaatgagtatactacccaaagcaatctacagattcaatgcaatccctatcaagctaccagcgttatttttcacagagctagaacaaataatttcacaagttgtatggaattttccaaaaAGTAGTATGATCGTGGTACCCTACCCTGTATGGACAATTGATTAGAATGCCTTCTCCCAAAAGGTTAGATAGGTAAAATAGAGTATTAGAATAGTCAGGGGATTACTAAGATGTGGTGGGATTTTTGAAGACGATCCTATAATTCTTGGACTCCACTCTTCAGAGCTGCTGGGCTGCTTTGGAGGAGAAGAAGGAGTGCCCACGGAGGAactcttttaaaaagagatgtaGCTCTTCAATTTATAACACTCTGTGTGCTCAAAGGATGGGGCCAAGTCAGGGTCAGCATGGTCTTGGTTTACATTGAATTCCTCATAGAGACTGATATCGGTGAAGAGGGTCATGGGACTCAGGGGAGTGGGAGTGAACAGTCTCTCAAAGAGGGTCCTGTAGTTCAAGTGGACGAATATCACATCCTTTGCTGATGGGTCCTGAGAGGAAGGAGATGTGAATGATGGAATGAAATTCGATCTTCTAATGCTGGAGCACTGGGCACATTGGAGGGGCTCGGGCTACGGCAAGGGTTTGGGCTGGGAGGATCCACCTCGCCATTCACTATTCTGTCTTCCTTGGGCACTCCTTCCATGATGGCAAAATCTGGGATTGGAAGAGAGTTAAGGCTttcggggaggggagggagggaattcTTCTAGACCTCTATATCTTTGGTGGGGACATCAAAGCCAAACAAAGCAGCTGTGTGCCCCCAGGTTGCTGAGTCTCTCTACtccactaaatttaaaaaaacaaaacaaaaaccgtCCCATATATAAGCCCAGCCACTGACGGACTCTCTCTGGAATCTGTGCAAACCCACGGAGCCCATCCTACACCTTCCGTTATGGACCGTCCTCTAATGTGTATCAGCAGATTCCCAAGATCATAAAGGGGAGAAGAACAGATGACTGTGGTTGAAGGGAAGAACAGGGCTTGGaacatccctggtggcccagggattAAGAGCCAACCTTCCAGTTGAGAGAGCGTGGCATCTACCCCTGGTGggaaaactgagatcccacatgccttgaagcaaCTATACTCAATGCTGCAACTGCTGGGCTCGCAAGCTCTGGAGCCTTCAACTGCACCCTAGCACCGCAATGAGTATCCCCCATGTTGCAGCGGAGACCTGATGCAGCTAAGAATAAATTAacacatattttcataaaaaaaaaaacagggttcCTTAGTTCTCTGGAAGATATTCCCTCAGAGATAACAACAATGGAAATCAGTTTTTAACCTACAGGAAGTGAAAACCCCATTCTCTGCTATGAGCCCACCTCCCCCTGGGTCAGAATATGCTGTGCTTCCCTCTTTCAGACTTACGACTGCGTAGAGCACCAGTGAGAGTTTGGCTCTTCATACTTACTTTGTGGGTAAGCAGTGACAGACAAGAACAGCGAGGAAGATGCTGGTATAGATGAAGGCTACGGAGAGCCTAAGGAGAAGGTGCAGCTGGCTGGAGTGGCCTTGAGGAAGCCGTGCTTCTGCCAACAAGCCAACGGAAGAAGGTCTGCTTATTCGTTACATACACCCTGCCCTACACACAGGAGTTGTTGTATCCTTGTGTCAAAGTGTGTCAGCAGCTCTCAACCTGATCAGTATGGTCTCCACTTCCCAGGAAGCACCAAAGGATCCAAGAGCTGCTAGCAGGGGATGGAGTAAAGAGGCCATGCAAGACCAGCAGCGGTCTGAAACCAGGTTCCCCGGGCACCAATGCAGTTTTGCTCTGCTGCCCGTATGACAAGGCATGGTGCTTTTGCATGAATGGGACTGCTTTAATCCTCCATATATTTCCCCCTCCATCCACATAGACCTGGAATGGAATCCTCAAGAAGACACATTTCTATTTCTGAACTGTGGAATGTTTAGTTCAGAAAACActagcagaggaataggacatACTGAAGGTGCTCCCTAAAATCCTCCACTTGTCCACCATCCTTCCCCAAAATGCTGGTGGAGCGAGATTCAGCATCTCCCTTAGGCATGGGGTCAAGTCACCCTGTCTTGCTTTGTTCAATGTAGAAATTCCCAGTCCCAGAGAATGATAAACACAGTGTACCCTCTGGTTCTAATACAAACCATGATCTCAATTGCTGACATGACAAGGACGTTGAGGAGCCCAAAGTCACAGAACTGGGAGGTGGTAAAACCAACACTCACACCGGGACCCTCTGTCTTCTCAGAAATTTGCTGAGACAGGAGACAGTCTTGCTTACCTTCTGTGGTGTGTGGATCCATGGTTGACGGGCAAGTACTTGTAGTGGATCCTAGGGGAGAAAAGCCAGAAGGGGTGAACAGTAACCTTCCTCATACCCACTGAATGAGGACTATTCTTTCTGGAAGGTTGACCTCCTGCCTTCCTTGACTCTGTCATCCCTCAGAGcactgatgggggaggggagagcttCTGGTCCCTCCCTGTGAATGCACTGAGTAGACACtccatcctggagaagggatggtggAAGGAGGCGGGAAGGATATGCCTGGTGGTGAAAGACAGTTGTAAGCTAGAGATATCCTCTCTGCTCCAGGAACGAGTGTCCGTGCTCCTTAATTGGAAAATCACCTGTATGTCAGAGGTACTTCTGGGAAAACATTAAGAGCAAGGGGCCAAGGCAATCTCTGATCTTCCCAAATcagcccagcctctcctccccctGAGTCTACCCTGACCCTTTTCTTTGTTGCCTGGGTAGACAGGACTCTGCTGTGGACCATCCATACAGGAGGCGGAAGAGGGTTGAGATGCCATCTActatctctcctcttctctggttCTCATTGTCTCCATTTCTCCAGAAATGCTATGGTTCCCCTGACACCAACACAGAGCCCTTGAGATAGAGCTCACGATACAGTAAGATGTTATGCAAAACCCCAAATGGGCTATTTCCCCAGTGCAATCTCATTTACTATAATGTAAAGCATGGGACTCttcatgggttctccaggcaagaatggtgcaGTGGGCTgcaatttcctcttccaggggaccacGTTTTGCCAggactcttcactatgacccatctgtctcgTGTGGCCCTGCATGACTGGCTCATAGCTTCCCTGAGGTATGAAGGCCCCTTCACCACTACAAGGCTATAATGCACAATGaggaggagatagtgaaggacagaggagtctgtcatgctgcagtccatagggtcacaaaaaattggagCCAACATACTGACTGAAGAGGAACAACAAAGCATGGGCCAGGAAGCGGTTCCTCACCTGTGACAGACAGAAACAGTGGGTCGCTGGAGTCTGACCATGAGTAGGGAGAGCGAGAGAAGGAGCCGTAGCACCTGTAGACCCCGCTGTGGGCTGGGGTCCCAGGACCCAGAGGGAACTCTGCCTGGAGTGCTCCGCGGGGGCCCCGCCTGGCAGCGAGTGGGCGCCCAAGGTTCTCGCCCTCCCTGAGCAGATGGAACTGGTCAAAGTCGATCTCAGATGAGCTGCAAACCAAGGTCACATTCTCTCCTGACCTCACCACGGGGCCCCCATGGGCTGAGAGTGACGGTTTCCTGGACCGATCTGCAAGGAAGAGACCTTGATCTCAGCACAAAGTAACTCGAATCCTAAAGAGAGGACTAAAGCAGAAGTGTGCAACAAGAGAGGCGCTGCAGTGAGAAGGCCGCCCACCACCAGGAAGAAAGACCCACAGTAAGGGATACCCGGCACAGGGAAAACTtcagaaataactttaaaaatggagTGTCATTTAAAATCCTCTTGAAcaaatcagtaatttttaaaatggtttgtcatttaatgtccttttttaaagaaagagtatatatatatatatgtatatcaataactgaatcactctgttgtacaacAGGAATTAACAATATCtgaaatcaactagacttcaacaaacataaatttaaaaaactttttctaAATTAAACATGTGCAGTTCTCTTGAAATAAATGGAACTTACTAACTATTGCAGGGACTATCAGAAACCATGGCATTGACCCAGAAGAAGAGATTATGGAATGGAAATTGCCAGAATCTCATTCAATCTTTGAGTGTCTCATTCTTGAGGGCGTGTTCAAGGCTGCCATGCCCACCCCCAGGGGTCGAAGGGACTCTTTAGCGGGGAGGGTTGGAGGGACCACTCCTCCCTCTTTGTGCAGAACGATGCATTAAACCAAGAGGCTGAGCAACATCATGGCATCGACCTCCATCTCGGTCAGCCAGGGGCTGGACTGCAGGGCGTCTGGTACCACATGTGCTGCTGACAGAGGAAGGGAACTCTGACATGAAAGTGGGAAACCAACCCTGTAACCACCATCGGTGGCTGCCTGAGCGGGGAACTGCCCGCGTCCCTGCTCTGGTGCATTTTTCTCCGTTGGTCATTCTTTCACGTTCTCGCTCCTTCGCACTGTCACTGGCTGTGTCTTCCCCTTAGCACACGGCAGGGACTctgttctcttttcccttccactttcacacctcctctctctgctttgtTCCTTCTCCTGAGTTTGTGAGTGACTCTGCATGCCTGTCATTCTCTCCCGTTCCTCATGCTGGACTGGACACCAGGACTTCTGTGACACAGAGAGCAGAAGGGACAGGTCTGGCCACACTTACCTGTGATGATgatgtccacggggtcgctgggGGCTGACCACTCATAGGGGGAGTGTCTGACAGAGCCGTAGCATCTGTAGGTGCCCGCACTACCCGCAGTCATGGGGCCAATGAAGAAGTCAGCTCGGGCATGCCCACCCGTGAACGTCTCTCCACGTCTCTGGAAATGCCCTGTGCTGCTTTTTTTGTGCAGGATAAATGTTTCAAACAGCACCGATGAGTGACAGCGGAGGGTCACATTCTCTCCTGCATGCACGAGGGGGCCTGGGTGGGCTGAGATGGAGGGTTTTGTGGATGCATCTAGGAGCAAAGAGGGTGTGAGCTTCAGTGAGTCACCCCACCTCGGCACTTCCCCGGACATCTGAAGGTGTGAAAAACCTCCCCATGAAGCAACAAAGCCAACTGCCCTTCCTGTCTGTTCTGTTGCATTTTCTTTAGCCTTGTCCTTGGGCTCTGGCTcatgcttttctgtttctctttgttcaagacctccagcctcctctgtgtttATTCTAAGCTCTTCAGCTGTTGGATCTGCTCTCAGCTTCATGCATGCATcctcagtcccttcagttgtgtctcactctgtgggaccccatggactgtagcccgccatgctcctctgtccatgggattctccagtcgagaatcctggagtgggttgcagtgctcTTATTCATCCCATCCCTATTGTGCCtggtggggggctggggtgggtcTGCTGCTCTGGTAGAATACATACCAGGTATAATACACACCTGGCTCCCTTCACACTTGTCTCCTAGAATGTGGGTGAAGATTGGCAGGAGATTGGGAAGCAGGTGGAGAAAAAAGTGAACATTTCCCCATCTGTGATCCCCACTTCATGCCTCTGGAAAGATTCCTGGGCTGACTTGGTCTTAACTGGGACCCCAGCTCCTTCATATGGGATTACAGCTCCCTACTGAGTGGCAGGTACTGGATCAGGGTCCACCCTTGGACCCCCAGTTGGCAGGCAGTGGCAGCATCCTGTCTAACTAATGCCTAGGGAGGCTCCTCCTTCCTGAACCAGGGGAACACATCCCTCTATTCAACACCCTGAGTTTAAACTCTCAGACTTGGTTCTCTTTCCTTGGTTCAGTTCTGGCTGGGAGTCCTGAGGATGTCTTTGGCTGCACGGCACGTGGACCTGGGGTAGGATTGCTGGCAGGCACAGGTGTCCCGGGCTGGGCTGCACCCCTCCTACCTGTGACCATAATCGGCAGGGGATCACTGACATCGGACCACACAAAGCGAGACCAGTCGGCTCCAGAACATGTGTAGGACCCGGCATGTTCCGTGGTCACCGGACCAAGGGTGAAGGTGTTGAAATGTTGTTCCTGGATCTTGTGCAAACTGGTCCCAACTCTTTTGAACAGTCTGAATATCGCAAATGGAGGACCAGAGTGACACTGAAGAGTCACAGTCTGTCCTAAGGGAACCACAGTGCTTGGCCTGGCTGACAAAGAGGGCTTCTCATATTCACCTAGGAGAGAAGGAGACACAGGCTTTGAGAGAAAAATTGGAATGATCCGCTCTCCCCATTGCCCTCGTGGGCGCTTCCCCTTCAATTCTTCCAACTCTTCTCCCCTAAAGTGCATCACCCTGATGCTCATGGCCACCTGGGGCCTGgggacagacagagacacagtCAACCCAGGACGAACATCTTGAGATTCTAAGAATACAGTTCTCGGAAGGGATTCTCCAAGAATCATTCCTTGGGTTGACAAAATGTTGTGACACTTTCTCTGAAAACACAAAACActggggatttcctggtggtccagtggttatgaaacAGCACTTTCTCTTCCAAGGGCCTGAGTtgaatccctgatcagggaactaagatcctgcaagctgcactaTGCAGGCAAAGGAAAACACCAAAAAATGGATGCCTGGACAAGAAGggaaaggacttccctgttgcATTTGTTgtagctcaaatagtaaagaatcttcctgcaatgcaggagagcagggttcagtctctgagttggcAATATCCCCTggtcaaggaaatggcaacccactcctgcattgttgcctgaagaatccaatgcataggagcctggtgagctccagtccatggggtcgcagagagtcggactcgACAGAGCGACTACCACTAACACAACTAAGCAGTGAGAAAGCCAGCTGCCTGAAAAGAAGGAAGTAAACCTTGAACCCCGCTCCTTTGTGAGCTAACCTGCATCAAATGTGCAACAAGGTCCAGGAGGCCCTGCCTGATGTCCAGACCCTGCCCTGGGCTCAGCTCTAGTGGGTGCTCCTGCAGATCCTGTTGTTAAGGCTGGATGGGGAGGCCATGAGTCTCCTTGTCCGAGAGGGATCTGTGGGGTGCAGCCTATTGCTCCCGTCTCATAATTGAAATGGCACTCAGTgggcccagctcccagctgccagACTTCACCTTGTGCCTTCAGGTCCAGAGTCCAGAGCTGGGCTAACCTCTGGGGAGAGTGAAGATGAGTATCAAGGCCAATAGGAGGACCTGGGATCCACAAAGCATGCGGCTCTCACTGTACAGACAGGGGCTCACCCCGGCCCCCAGTGTCATCTGCATCAGCCAGAAATGCTCTGTTCAACAGAGAAATAATGGATGGGGAGGACTCACCCACAGCTGCCCAGATCCTCAGACTCACACAGATTCCTAGAAGGAAAACCATGTCAGAGATGGCTAATTCTGATGGACCCCACATGCCTGGCACCCTCATCCAGGGAACCTGGTCAGTGGTGCGAGGACCGCACGATTTCCATCATAACCTCTCCAACCATGTCTTCCAGACTCACCAAGACTCAGGAGGCTGAGGAGTGTGGGGCACATGGCTCTGCTTCTGTGAGATGGGCGGCAGAACTGAGCAAAGCTGACTGAGTCACAGGATGCGGAAGCGGTCGGTGTTGTTGGTATAGTCAGCCTGGTTCATGTCACATGGGAAGATGGCCAGCCTCTTCTCACACCAGGGATGGAAGTCTGACTTGAGCCACATCACCGAGCAGACCTCATGGCCCGAGCATCACATTTGTTTCCCTAAACACTGTAAACCTAAGAGGATTCGAACAGATCTTGCTGCCTTTAGGAAGTAGTAACTGTGCTTCAGTGTATACCATGCAGGATGCTTTTCCCAAGCTCATGGTAAATCTCATTAACGTTAACTCTTTGCAGAAGACAAATCACATGCTCCCACCTCGTATGTCAGGCTCAGTTCAGATTGCCAGTTAATGACTCATTAATAGAGACTTTTATTCTGCATTCTTATGGAGGACCAGACATGCGTATTATGgctctttgaaaatatgaaaaaaattctacATTGTAATATATGGGATTAAGGACCAAACTGTGTTagctcaggtgtacagcaaagtgattcagttatacagatacaTGCATCTGTTgcctttcaaat
This window harbors:
- the LOC101104266 gene encoding putative killer cell immunoglobulin-like receptor like protein KIR3DP1 isoform X1; its protein translation is MCPTLLSLLSLGICVSLRIWAAVGEYEKPSLSARPSTVVPLGQTVTLQCHSGPPFAIFRLFKRVGTSLHKIQEQHFNTFTLGPVTTEHAGSYTCSGADWSRFVWSDVSDPLPIMVTDASTKPSISAHPGPLVHAGENVTLRCHSSVLFETFILHKKSSTGHFQRRGETFTGGHARADFFIGPMTAGSAGTYRCYGSVRHSPYEWSAPSDPVDIIITDRSRKPSLSAHGGPVVRSGENVTLVCSSSEIDFDQFHLLREGENLGRPLAARRGPRGALQAEFPLGPGTPAHSGVYRCYGSFSRSPYSWSDSSDPLFLSVTGSTTSTCPSTMDPHTTEEARLPQGHSSQLHLLLRLSVAFIYTSIFLAVLVCHCLPTKFCHHGRSAQGRQNSEWRGGSSQPKPLP
- the LOC101104266 gene encoding putative killer cell immunoglobulin-like receptor like protein KIR3DP1 isoform X3 — encoded protein: MCPTLLSLLSLGICVSLRIWAAVGEYEKPSLSARPSTVVPLGQTVTLQCHSGPPFAIFRLFKRVGTSLHKIQEQHFNTFTLGPVTTEHAGSYTCSGADWSRFVWSDVSDPLPIMVTDASTKPSISAHPGPLVHAGENVTLRCHSSVLFETFILHKKSSTGHFQRRGETFTGGHARADFFIGPMTAGSAGTYRCYGSVRHSPYEWSAPSDPVDIIITDRSRKPSLSAHGGPVVRSGENVTLVCSSSEIDFDQFHLLREGENLGRPLAARRGPRGALQAEFPLGPGTPAHSGVYRCYGSFSRSPYSWSDSSDPLFLSVTGSTTSTCPSTMDPHTTEGPISKGCDIRPLELQDPL
- the LOC101104266 gene encoding putative killer cell immunoglobulin-like receptor like protein KIR3DP1 isoform X2; the encoded protein is MCPTLLSLLSLGICVSLRIWAAVGEYEKPSLSARPSTVVPLGQTVTLQCHSGPPFAIFRLFKRVGTSLHKIQEQHFNTFTLGPVTTEHAGSYTCSGADWSRFVWSDVSDPLPIMVTDASTKPSISAHPGPLVHAGENVTLRCHSSVLFETFILHKKSSTGHFQRRGETFTGGHARADFFIGPMTAGSAGTYRCYGSVRHSPYEWSAPSDPVDIIITDRSRKPSLSAHGGPVVRSGENVTLVCSSSEIDFDQFHLLREGENLGRPLAARRGPRGALQAEFPLGPGTPAHSGVYRCYGSFSRSPYSWSDSSDPLFLSVTGSTTSTCPSTMDPHTTEEARLPQGHSSQLHLLLRLSVAFIYTSIFLAVLVCHCLPTKTHQQRM